In one window of Helianthus annuus cultivar XRQ/B chromosome 17, HanXRQr2.0-SUNRISE, whole genome shotgun sequence DNA:
- the LOC110916399 gene encoding light-regulated protein, chloroplastic, translating into MQTSIYLPCSSVPFLSTKLTSTFLFPAKHRIKTSSSSTSSSYSIAIKAAEVDYSSMKSSVFPAEACEILGGVACDVEMFPETKPKEANTASSKHKVTTTDREYLQYDSPKTVFIAEACDDLGGEFCEPAYQYQSD; encoded by the exons ATGCAGACTTCGATCTACTTGCCTTGTTCATCAGTACCTTTCCTCTCTACCAAATTAACCTCAACTTTCTTATTTCCTGCTAAACACCGTAttaaaacatcatcatcatcaacttcTTCTTCTTATTCTATCGCCATCAAAGCAGCTGAAGTGGATTACAGCTCCATGAAGTCCTC TGTTTTCCCGGCAGAAGCATGCGAGATTTTGGGTGGCGTGGCTTGTGATGTTGAAATGTTCCCCGAGACCAAACCAAAAGAAGCTAACACCGCCTCCTCCAAGCACAAGGTTACTACTACTGACAGAGAGTATCTCCAGTACGACAGTCCCAAAAC GGTGTTTATTGCAGAGGCCTGCGATGATCTTGGAGGAGAATTCTGTGAACCAGCCTACCAGTACCAGAGTGATTGA